Proteins found in one Sorghum bicolor cultivar BTx623 chromosome 1, Sorghum_bicolor_NCBIv3, whole genome shotgun sequence genomic segment:
- the LOC8085284 gene encoding uncharacterized protein LOC8085284 produces the protein MAMAASAGDVDRISALPDDLLHLILGFVRDAKSVVRTATLSRRWRRVWIYAQQHPKSLSISFSRSSLVYTSQEKVNGLLRYAMQRVVKSFRLALPVLRVRATSSSSPLRVDGPLAVVLPDHGRMTSISLSLKARYRIQLPVSASAMYEALTELKLTNVSFFGDEDDCSAAGRTLGDFVSSCCPRLRKLDLLLLKGLAQLAIRSETLETFKLRSAEDLRVLDVAAPNLGVLELHDCFGDGSDDVDNDEHVTVARTRIIVSSSRLQEIGIRHLYWWCRRPDLEIQDLTSVCRISSLRVNMHGQYYDRATDVGFWLLEKCPSVEHLDVELEHQPSPSSVIEGHHHVIADLTLEDAAPFASVRSMDITMSAHQFQDCQLVSSIFALLLKCPRLRSLSIRIVDEDAATSWMPMPRKCFFCDDQYAWTDHRAISLESLEDVRLIGFGGADEDMDLVRLLFSSSKNSIKSMTLEEITKTSGTVSLKRMTAEDDDGTETIDQKLMNIPAVDRGRWHFGDAIYTWTC, from the exons ATGGCCATGGCGGCCTCGGCTGGAGATGTCGATCGGATCAGCGCCCTTCCCGACGATTTGCTTCACCTCATCCTGGGCTTCGTGCGCGACGCCAAGTCCGTCGTTCGCACGGCCACGCTGTCCAGGCGATGGCGGCGCGTGTGGATCTATGCGCAGCAACACCCAA AATCTCTCAGCATCAGCTTCTCCAGATCTTCGCTCGTGTACACCTCGCAGGAGAAGGTCAACGGGTTGCTCCGCTACGCCATGCAGCGCGTCGTCAAATCTTTCCGTCTTGCCCTCCCAGTCCTAAGGGTAAGGgcaacgtcgtcgtcgtcccctCTCCGTGTGGATGGACCGCTGGCTGTCGTGTTGCCCGACCATGGGAGGATGACGTCCATCTCGTTGTCCCTAAAAGCACGCTACAGGATCCAGCTTCCGGTGTCCGCGTCGGCCATGTACGAAGCGCTTACAGAGCTCAAGCTTACCAATGTGTCCTTCTTCGGCGACGAGGACGACTGCAGCGCCGCCGGGCGTACCCTTGGAGACTTCGTGTCGTCCTGCTGCCCTCGCCTGCGTAAACTTGACCTCCTCTTGCTCAAAGGATTGGCCCAGCTTGCCATCCGCTCCGAGACGCTCGAGACGTTTAAGCTTCGATCTGCAGAGGACCTCCGAGTGCTGGACGTCGCCGCACCCAACCTTGGCGTCCTCGAGCTACACGACTGCTTTGGCGATGGCAGCGACGACGTCGACAACGACGAGCACGTCACTGTGGCCAGAACCAGAATCATCGTGTCGTCGTCGAGGCTGCAGGAGATTGGGATACGCCACCTTTACTGGTGGTGTCGCCGTCCGGACCTGGAGATACAAGACCTAACAAGTGTTTGCCGGATCAGCAGTCTTCGTGTAAACATGCACGGGCAATACTATGATCGCGCCACGGACGTTGGTTTCTGGCTGTTGGAGAAGTGCCCTAGCGTTGAACACCTAGACGTGGAGCTTGAACATCAGCCGTCTCCTAGCAGTGTCATCGAGGGTCATCATCACGTTATTGCTGATTTGACGTTGGAAGACGCGGCGCCATTTGCCAGTGTTAGGAGCATGGATATCACCATGAGCGCACATCAGTTTCAAGATTGTCAACTAGTGTCGAGTATATTTGCGCTGCTTCTGAAGTGCCCACGCCTGAGATCGTTGAGTATTAGGATCGTTGACGAAGATGCAGCAACAAGCTGG ATGCCAATGCCACGGAAGTGTTTCTTCTGTGATGATCAGTATGCGTGGACAGATCACCGGGCGATCTCCTTGGAATCACTTGAAGACGTGAGATTAATCGGTTTCGGAGGAGCGGATGAGGACATGGACCTTGTGAGATTGTTATTTTCAAGCTCCAAGAACTCAATCAAGAGCATGACTTTAGAAGAAATAACTAAGACTTCCGGTACGGTTTCTTTGAAACGGATGAcggcagaagatgatgatgGCACGGAGACGATTGATCAGAAACTAATGAATATCCCTGCGGTTGATCGCGGGCGTTGGCATTTTGGGGACGCCATATACACTTGGACGTGCTAG